In a single window of the Paenibacillus sp. MMS20-IR301 genome:
- the coaD gene encoding pantetheine-phosphate adenylyltransferase: MSLQIRKERVAIYPGTFDPVTLGHMDIIHRAAKQFDRLIVAVLNNLSKNPLFSVEERTDLLRQATADIPNVEVDSFRDLLVNYIRQKDAQVIVRGIRTVTDFEYELQNASINHNLNPDAETIFMMTNPKYSYLSSSVVKEIAHFGGNVSDFVTPEVEQAMKLKFSRMAGGAG; the protein is encoded by the coding sequence ATGAGTCTGCAAATTAGAAAAGAGCGTGTAGCCATTTACCCGGGCACCTTCGACCCGGTTACGCTGGGTCATATGGATATTATTCACCGGGCCGCCAAGCAGTTCGACCGGCTGATTGTGGCCGTGCTGAACAATCTAAGCAAGAATCCGCTGTTCTCCGTCGAAGAGCGCACGGATCTCCTGCGCCAGGCAACTGCCGACATTCCGAATGTGGAGGTCGACAGCTTCCGCGATCTGCTGGTCAACTATATCCGGCAAAAGGATGCCCAGGTAATTGTCCGGGGAATCCGGACGGTTACGGACTTCGAGTATGAGCTGCAGAATGCATCTATTAACCATAACCTGAATCCTGATGCGGAAACGATCTTTATGATGACGAATCCAAAGTATTCCTATCTCAGCTCCAGCGTGGTCAAGGAGATCGCCCACTTTGGCGGAAATGTCTCGGATTTCGTAACCCCGGAGGTTGAGCAGGCTATGAAGCTTAAGTTCAGCCGGATGGCCGGCGGTGCCGGCTAA
- the rsmD gene encoding 16S rRNA (guanine(966)-N(2))-methyltransferase RsmD — MRVISGSAKGRPLKSVPGNGTRPTTDKVKEAIFSMIGPYFEGGAALDLYAGTGGLGIEALSRGMETAVFVDMEQKALDTVRANLQAAKLEAQAEVYRNDASRALGALEKRGRAFDLVFLDPPYRLKHGDELMMTMAAKHLLKQDAVIVLEHESGYDYPEHIPGFSRTRLSVYGETTIAIYQYEAALQEGSGSGGEVNDESAN; from the coding sequence GTGAGAGTAATATCGGGAAGTGCAAAGGGCAGGCCGCTGAAGAGTGTTCCGGGCAACGGCACGCGGCCAACAACCGATAAGGTGAAGGAAGCAATTTTCAGTATGATCGGCCCTTATTTCGAAGGCGGAGCCGCGCTTGATTTGTATGCAGGCACCGGAGGCCTTGGAATTGAAGCTCTGAGCAGAGGGATGGAAACGGCTGTATTCGTGGATATGGAGCAGAAAGCGCTCGATACGGTACGTGCAAACCTGCAAGCAGCCAAGCTGGAAGCCCAGGCAGAGGTATACCGCAATGATGCCTCAAGAGCGCTCGGTGCGCTGGAGAAGCGGGGGAGAGCCTTTGATCTGGTTTTTCTGGATCCCCCTTACCGTCTTAAGCATGGGGATGAGCTCATGATGACGATGGCAGCCAAACATTTATTGAAGCAGGATGCGGTAATTGTACTGGAGCATGAATCCGGCTACGATTACCCGGAGCATATTCCGGGCTTCAGCAGAACACGGCTGTCCGTATATGGAGAGACGACAATAGCTATTTATCAGTATGAAGCTGCTCTGCAAGAGGGTTCCGGGAGCGGCGGGGAGGTTAATGATGAGTCTGCAAATTAG
- a CDS encoding alpha/beta fold hydrolase yields MKKMKRFTLTGLACLLLLTAGINVPETVQAEGNQVTFTVNGEVMNSPAGETPYLEGGAVMVPVRQTGKLLGYEATYIRENASLQIHSSTIKLEMKLGSGQFLLNGKETLTIEGAAVLKRNRIYIPLALLDEIGYITNSSANSAEAMAWTPQYYTAAVMNDLASGRYAAVSERWFSPEVRKNLSVVKLQQGWESMTSAYGKYVDQHSLTSSREQGQHLLAVTAAFEQGEMNTTITVDGSGKIQGLRFAPGAASAAAPDLALPEGVTEEEVTVGAGTAHPLKGILTLPAKSAKPLPSVILVHGSGSSDLNEAAYAYKPFRDIAYGLAGQGIAVLRYNKRVYSYPQQFTGAAAAGVTVKEETIEDAIAAAALLKQDPRLNAAQVYLAGHSLGGMLGPRIDAEGGGFAGLILLAGSPRSLWEIIYDQNMMLLGKLADTAPGKAEAAAVVNAELAKAQALSSLTDEQAKAAASVFGASAYYLKEMDQHSAANLGRKLAKPVLVLQGSDDFQIFADKDYPLWKDVLKGNSSAEFKLYPGLNHFFVNYDGEASGTAEEYKVPGLVDAQVIKDMGQWIMKHNK; encoded by the coding sequence ATGAAAAAAATGAAGCGCTTCACACTGACGGGACTTGCCTGTCTGCTGCTGCTCACTGCGGGGATTAACGTACCGGAGACCGTGCAGGCAGAGGGGAATCAAGTTACTTTTACAGTTAACGGTGAAGTCATGAATTCTCCTGCCGGAGAAACGCCTTATCTGGAGGGTGGAGCGGTCATGGTGCCGGTACGCCAGACAGGAAAACTGCTTGGATACGAGGCAACGTACATACGGGAGAACGCCAGCCTGCAGATTCACAGCAGCACAATTAAGCTTGAAATGAAGCTTGGCAGCGGCCAGTTTCTGCTGAACGGCAAGGAGACGCTGACTATTGAAGGTGCAGCAGTGCTGAAGCGTAACCGGATCTACATTCCGCTGGCCCTGCTGGATGAAATCGGTTATATCACGAACTCCTCTGCTAACTCTGCTGAAGCAATGGCCTGGACTCCGCAGTATTACACTGCAGCCGTAATGAATGATCTGGCTTCGGGCCGGTATGCGGCAGTGTCGGAGCGTTGGTTCAGCCCTGAGGTCCGCAAAAATCTGTCCGTGGTGAAGCTGCAGCAGGGCTGGGAGAGCATGACTTCAGCTTATGGGAAGTATGTTGACCAGCATTCTTTAACCAGCAGCCGTGAGCAGGGTCAGCATCTGCTGGCTGTAACGGCAGCCTTTGAGCAAGGGGAGATGAATACCACGATTACAGTTGACGGCAGCGGCAAAATCCAGGGACTCAGGTTTGCTCCGGGCGCTGCTTCAGCTGCGGCACCGGACCTTGCTCTGCCGGAGGGGGTTACCGAAGAAGAGGTGACCGTCGGAGCAGGAACCGCGCATCCGCTTAAAGGGATTCTGACGCTTCCTGCCAAGTCAGCGAAGCCGCTCCCTTCAGTTATCCTGGTACACGGCTCGGGCAGCTCAGATTTGAATGAAGCAGCTTATGCCTACAAACCGTTCCGTGACATCGCCTATGGTCTTGCCGGGCAGGGGATTGCCGTTCTGCGCTACAACAAACGCGTGTACAGCTACCCGCAGCAGTTCACGGGAGCTGCTGCCGCAGGAGTTACGGTTAAAGAGGAAACAATTGAGGATGCAATTGCAGCGGCCGCACTGCTGAAGCAGGACCCGCGTCTTAATGCTGCGCAGGTCTACCTCGCCGGACACAGCCTTGGCGGTATGCTGGGTCCGCGGATTGATGCGGAAGGCGGCGGCTTCGCCGGGCTGATCCTGCTTGCCGGCTCGCCGCGCAGCCTGTGGGAGATTATCTACGACCAGAATATGATGCTGCTGGGCAAGCTGGCTGACACTGCTCCGGGCAAGGCTGAAGCTGCAGCGGTCGTGAATGCCGAGCTGGCCAAAGCTCAGGCCCTGTCTTCGCTGACGGATGAGCAGGCTAAAGCAGCGGCATCTGTATTTGGTGCCTCCGCCTATTATCTCAAGGAGATGGATCAGCACAGTGCAGCAAATCTTGGGCGCAAGCTGGCGAAGCCCGTGCTTGTCCTGCAGGGCAGCGATGACTTTCAGATTTTTGCCGACAAGGATTATCCGCTCTGGAAGGATGTGCTGAAGGGGAACAGCTCGGCAGAATTCAAGCTGTATCCGGGGCTGAATCATTTCTTCGTTAACTATGACGGCGAGGCCTCAGGAACAGCAGAAGAATATAAGGTTCCGGGACTGGTTGATGCACAGGTGATTAAGGACATGGGGCAGTGGATTATGAAACATAATAAGTGA
- a CDS encoding YjcZ family sporulation protein → MGADCGYGGNVGGVNTAPVSPWTSTGAILVLYILLVIILSACFY, encoded by the coding sequence ATGGGTGCAGATTGCGGTTACGGCGGCAATGTTGGCGGCGTTAATACAGCTCCAGTAAGTCCTTGGACTTCTACGGGGGCGATTCTGGTCCTTTATATCCTGCTTGTCATTATTTTGAGTGCCTGCTTCTACTAA
- a CDS encoding holin — protein MYSDALNNVLAFASLLAVFVMALVQLVKNSINLPRNVVPAVGLVIGLLVGAVAYPFTDMNLVLRLWAGGLAGLSATGLFELAFNKRSGTTKDD, from the coding sequence ATGTACAGTGATGCGCTTAACAATGTGCTTGCTTTTGCCTCATTACTTGCAGTCTTCGTGATGGCTCTGGTCCAGCTGGTGAAGAACAGTATTAACCTTCCCCGCAACGTGGTTCCTGCGGTCGGCCTGGTCATAGGTCTGCTGGTAGGAGCGGTTGCCTATCCTTTTACAGATATGAATCTTGTTCTCCGTCTATGGGCAGGCGGGCTGGCCGGATTGTCTGCTACAGGACTGTTCGAACTTGCATTCAACAAACGCAGCGGTACAACGAAGGATGATTAG
- a CDS encoding glucosaminidase domain-containing protein translates to MTETEFITKIVPYAVEDMQRSHIAASLTIAQAALESGFGNSGLTVKANNLFGIKGSGPAGSLSMRTTEYRNGQAVQVSALFRAYNNWGESVADHSALIAQGVSWNRNLYSKVVGVDGKTAAREIAAAGYATDPNYASKLIQLMNTYNLYQYDEIKEDDEMSAEDKQKLDSLEGEVKELRVLLAGLTASRDTLKTGVQEQGQAIKGVTERVVIIEGRTVMNMPAWAEPAVQAAVAAGLLDTPAGGSYDFYRILTVLNRAGLLVTKKGV, encoded by the coding sequence ATGACCGAAACAGAATTTATCACCAAAATCGTTCCCTATGCAGTGGAGGATATGCAGCGCAGCCATATTGCGGCTTCCCTGACCATTGCCCAGGCGGCACTGGAATCCGGCTTCGGGAACAGCGGCCTGACGGTGAAGGCGAATAATTTGTTTGGGATTAAAGGCAGCGGCCCGGCAGGCAGCTTGTCTATGCGTACAACCGAATACAGAAATGGCCAGGCTGTGCAGGTATCTGCACTTTTCCGGGCTTACAATAACTGGGGAGAATCCGTAGCGGATCATTCGGCGCTAATTGCCCAAGGTGTCTCCTGGAACCGCAATCTGTACAGCAAAGTAGTCGGGGTGGACGGTAAAACGGCTGCCCGTGAGATTGCTGCTGCCGGGTATGCTACCGATCCGAATTACGCGTCAAAGCTGATTCAGCTAATGAATACTTACAACTTATATCAATACGATGAAATAAAGGAGGATGATGAGATGTCGGCTGAAGATAAACAAAAGCTGGATAGCCTGGAGGGTGAAGTGAAGGAGCTGCGGGTGCTGCTGGCGGGGCTTACCGCAAGCAGGGATACCCTGAAAACCGGGGTTCAGGAACAAGGACAGGCGATCAAAGGCGTAACGGAGCGGGTCGTCATTATTGAGGGCCGCACTGTCATGAATATGCCTGCCTGGGCTGAGCCCGCTGTGCAGGCGGCTGTAGCCGCCGGTCTGCTGGATACACCTGCGGGCGGCAGCTATGATTTCTATCGTATTCTTACCGTGCTGAACCGTGCAGGCTTGCTGGTAACGAAGAAGGGGGTGTAA
- a CDS encoding helix-turn-helix transcriptional regulator, whose amino-acid sequence MNELNNRVREFRARDRLSQSELAQKIGASRQTIALIERGDYSPSVVLALKIAEVFAVTVESVFWINHGEDKQDE is encoded by the coding sequence GTGAATGAACTGAATAACCGTGTCCGGGAATTCAGGGCCAGGGACAGATTGTCCCAGAGCGAGCTGGCCCAGAAGATAGGTGCTTCCCGCCAGACTATCGCTTTGATCGAGCGGGGGGATTACTCGCCCTCAGTGGTGCTCGCGCTCAAGATTGCAGAGGTATTTGCAGTAACCGTAGAATCAGTGTTCTGGATTAATCATGGGGAGGATAAACAAGATGAATAA
- a CDS encoding DUF3169 family protein: MNKTKQRINIRGIIMLAVSMLIGGAVGLVFASGIITIPEDVNLKPAVFYEYDVLFGFVALLTLLLTVLTVMGLVRTRRLPDEAKQDSEIENPKERALGRAMQISLYNMIVSLMWTLMSVAHALGPGSRDSADAPFMLTNMIVSLGFMLLSILLLHRVVALYNKHYPDRQMNISPGNSKNSQRELFAKMDEGERWVVYRSAYSSFTVTTIALIIGMTFFAVYSLFFGFAPAPIMVLALILILQQSVYYREVRKYS, from the coding sequence ATGAATAAGACCAAACAGCGGATCAATATCCGCGGGATTATAATGCTCGCTGTAAGCATGCTCATCGGCGGAGCGGTAGGCCTTGTGTTTGCTTCAGGAATAATTACTATACCGGAGGATGTCAACCTGAAGCCTGCAGTCTTCTATGAATATGATGTGCTATTCGGCTTTGTCGCCCTGCTCACATTGCTGCTTACGGTGCTCACTGTCATGGGGCTTGTCCGGACCCGCAGGCTGCCTGATGAAGCAAAGCAGGATAGCGAGATTGAGAACCCTAAGGAACGGGCGCTGGGCCGTGCGATGCAGATCAGCCTCTATAATATGATTGTTTCATTAATGTGGACGCTAATGAGCGTGGCCCATGCACTGGGTCCCGGCAGCCGGGATTCCGCGGATGCTCCTTTCATGTTAACCAATATGATAGTCTCATTAGGCTTCATGCTGCTGTCAATCTTACTGCTGCACCGTGTTGTTGCCTTATATAACAAGCATTATCCTGACCGGCAGATGAATATAAGCCCGGGTAACTCCAAAAATTCGCAGCGGGAGCTGTTTGCCAAAATGGACGAAGGTGAACGCTGGGTAGTATACCGTTCGGCCTACTCCTCCTTCACTGTAACTACAATAGCGCTCATCATCGGAATGACATTCTTTGCTGTATATTCACTGTTCTTCGGCTTTGCTCCGGCACCGATAATGGTCCTTGCCCTGATTCTGATTCTGCAGCAGTCTGTTTATTACCGGGAAGTCCGCAAATACAGCTAA
- a CDS encoding diguanylate cyclase domain-containing protein, with protein MSLNLRTLFSTAFAVIAILLTALLCYVIGNRSTNSVEMSIGSSLAAEAYQMSEKLDHFMWSRSGEVEVLSKLNAFQEPVDTFEVDGLLDQLKESLPVFTWVGFLDRSGNVVSSTDHILQGTNISQRPVFQEGLKGKYIGDVHDAVLLSKLLPNPTGEALQFVDVSIPVPDKQGRVTGVLAAHLSWEWSREVEASIVTPLKERMKEVEVFVVSRKDNTILLGPAALVGNKMPGGIVDKARSGSSSWAVEQAGSSRSYLSGYAYGDGYMNYPGLGWTVIIRQPAEVAFASVHQLERFILLSGLIIAGIFAIIGWLLAGWISRPLKNITKTADLLSTGANVEIPASTRFKDVAVLSESLRNLVSNLTKTESKLSYMSDMALHDKLTGLPNRAALDEFLAHAVGKAKQNRTTLSFLYLDLDGFKKVNDTFGHATGDALLQEVAFRLVESTRDNEIVARLGGDEFVVILNTSAGKPMQEAEIVASRIISKINLPILIRGEELHVGCSVGAAVWTPDGGGDTIETLRLADEALYISKRSGKNRITFEAAS; from the coding sequence ATGTCATTAAATCTGCGTACGTTATTTTCAACAGCTTTTGCGGTCATAGCTATCCTGCTGACTGCACTGCTCTGCTATGTAATCGGTAACCGGTCCACGAACTCTGTAGAGATGAGCATCGGCAGCTCGCTGGCCGCTGAGGCTTATCAGATGTCCGAGAAGCTTGATCATTTCATGTGGTCACGCTCCGGAGAGGTAGAGGTGCTCAGCAAGCTTAACGCTTTCCAGGAGCCGGTTGATACATTCGAGGTCGACGGACTGCTGGACCAGTTGAAGGAGAGCCTGCCGGTCTTCACCTGGGTAGGGTTTCTGGACCGCTCAGGTAATGTGGTTTCTTCAACAGATCATATCCTGCAGGGGACGAATATAAGCCAGCGGCCTGTATTTCAAGAAGGCTTGAAGGGCAAATATATCGGAGATGTCCATGATGCGGTGCTGCTATCCAAGCTCTTACCTAATCCAACAGGAGAGGCGCTGCAGTTCGTGGATGTGAGTATTCCTGTTCCGGACAAGCAGGGCCGGGTCACCGGCGTACTGGCCGCGCATCTCAGCTGGGAATGGTCCCGCGAGGTGGAGGCTTCCATTGTGACACCGCTCAAGGAGCGGATGAAGGAAGTGGAGGTATTCGTGGTCAGCAGGAAGGATAACACGATTCTTCTGGGACCGGCAGCGCTAGTAGGTAACAAGATGCCGGGGGGAATTGTGGATAAGGCCCGCAGCGGAAGCAGCTCATGGGCAGTCGAGCAGGCTGGCTCTTCCCGTTCCTATCTGAGCGGATATGCCTACGGAGACGGTTATATGAACTATCCGGGTCTCGGATGGACTGTTATTATCCGCCAGCCGGCAGAGGTTGCATTTGCTTCTGTACATCAGCTTGAACGGTTCATTTTGCTCAGCGGTCTCATTATTGCGGGAATCTTTGCCATCATCGGCTGGCTGCTGGCCGGCTGGATCAGCAGGCCGCTCAAGAATATTACGAAGACGGCCGATTTGCTCAGCACCGGAGCTAATGTAGAGATTCCTGCATCTACCCGGTTCAAGGATGTAGCGGTCTTGTCTGAGTCCCTGCGCAATCTGGTCAGTAACCTGACCAAGACGGAGAGCAAGCTGAGCTATATGTCCGATATGGCTCTGCATGATAAGCTTACCGGCTTGCCGAACCGGGCGGCGCTGGATGAGTTTCTGGCCCATGCAGTGGGTAAAGCCAAGCAGAACCGCACAACACTCAGCTTCCTGTATCTGGATCTGGACGGGTTCAAGAAAGTAAATGATACCTTCGGTCATGCGACCGGAGACGCTTTGCTGCAGGAGGTCGCCTTCAGGCTGGTTGAGAGTACCCGTGATAATGAAATTGTCGCCCGCCTCGGCGGAGATGAATTTGTCGTCATTCTGAATACTTCAGCAGGCAAACCGATGCAGGAGGCGGAAATTGTGGCCTCACGAATTATCAGCAAGATTAATCTGCCGATCTTAATCCGCGGCGAGGAGCTGCATGTCGGCTGCAGTGTCGGTGCAGCTGTATGGACACCGGATGGAGGCGGGGATACGATTGAAACGCTGCGGCTAGCCGACGAAGCGTTGTATATCTCCAAGCGGAGCGGCAAGAACCGGATTACGTTCGAAGCCGCTTCCTGA